From the Anaeromyxobacter dehalogenans 2CP-1 genome, the window GGTCGGTCCCGGTGGCGGAGATCCGGCCCGGCGACCGGATCGAGGTGATCCCCGGCGAGCGGATCCCGCTCGACGGCGTGGTGCGCGAGGGCGCCTCGGAGGTGGACGAGTCGCTCGTCACCGGCGAGTCGCGGCCGGTGGCGAAGGGCGCGGGCGCGGCGGTGATCGGCGGCACCGTCAACCAGCACGGCGCCCTGGTGATCGAGGTCACGCGCGTGGGCAAGGACACCGTGCTCGCCGGGATCGTCCGCGCGGTGGAGGAGGCGCAGGCGCAGAAGCCGCGAATCCAGGCGGTGGCGGACCGGGTGGTGGGCGGGTTCGTGCCGGCCATGCTGGTGCTGGCGGCGCTCACGGTGGCCGCCTGGCTCGCGCGCGGCGTGCCGGTCGAGCGGGCGCTCATGACCGGGATCTCGGTGGTGGTGATCGCGTGCCCCTGCGCGCTGGGCCTCGCCACGCCCATCGCCGTGCTCCTCTCGACCGGCCTGGCCAGCGCGCGCGGCCTGCTGGTGAAGGGCGGGGACGTGGTGGAGCGGGCGGGCCGCGCCACCGACGTCCTGCTCGACAAGACCGGGACGGTGACCCGCGGCCGCCCCGCGCTCCGGGCGATCGTGCCGCTCGATCCCGCCGTCGGCGCGGACCAGGCGCTGGCGCTGGCCGCCGCGGTGGAGCGGCGCAGCGAGCACCACGTCGGGCGGGCGGTGGCCGAGGCCGCGCGGGCGCTCCCGGCCGGCGCCGAGCCGGAGGCGGCCGGGTTCCGCGCGGTGCCCGGGCGCGGGGTCGTCGCCGAGGTGGGCGGCGCCGAGGTGCTGGTGGGCAACCGCGCGCTGCTGGCCGAGCGCGGGGTGGCGCTCGCGCCGGAGGCGGACGCGCGCGCGCGGGAGCTGGAGGCGCACGGCGACACGGCGGCGTTCCTGGCCCGCGGCGGCCGCGCGCTCGCGCTCCTGGCGGTGGCGGACCCGATCCGCGAGGAGGCGCCGGCCGCCATCGCGGCGCTGCGCGCGCTCGGGCTGCGCGTCGTCATCGTGAGCGGGGACGGCCGTGTCACCACCGGTGCGGTGGCGGCGGCGCTCGGCGTCGAGGCGGTGGCCGAGGCGTCTCCGGTGGACAAGCGCGAGGCGGTGGCGGCGCGGCAGCGGGCCGGCCGGCGGGTGCTGTTCGCCGGCGACGGGATCAACGACGCGCCGGCGCTGACCCAGGCCGAGGTGGGCGCCGCCATGGGGCGCGGCGCCGACGTCACCATGGAGAGCGCCGACGCGGTGCTGGTGCGCGACGACCTCCGGC encodes:
- a CDS encoding heavy metal translocating P-type ATPase — translated: MRCDHCLLEFPEREAVRAEVAGAPKVFCCAGCRGVFELIQGEGLGAYYDSRRWTEVGPQAAAALDLAAFREAVREGHGAAELDVAIDGIRCASCVWLNEKLLQRTPGVLSARVNYATHRARIRFDPAAVGLERVLGRIQAAGYQPKPWSDAEQLRARRAEAKDLLVRLGTALFLASQLMIYQAALYAGYFQGIDAPTRRLMEWISLGLTLPVVFYSGAPFLRATWRGLRHLRFNMDSLVVIGSLAALAYSVHGMLRGGEVYFDTAAMIPTLVLVGRYVEAAAKGRASEAVARLASLAPREARRLEPGPGGRAERRSVPVAEIRPGDRIEVIPGERIPLDGVVREGASEVDESLVTGESRPVAKGAGAAVIGGTVNQHGALVIEVTRVGKDTVLAGIVRAVEEAQAQKPRIQAVADRVVGGFVPAMLVLAALTVAAWLARGVPVERALMTGISVVVIACPCALGLATPIAVLLSTGLASARGLLVKGGDVVERAGRATDVLLDKTGTVTRGRPALRAIVPLDPAVGADQALALAAAVERRSEHHVGRAVAEAARALPAGAEPEAAGFRAVPGRGVVAEVGGAEVLVGNRALLAERGVALAPEADARARELEAHGDTAAFLARGGRALALLAVADPIREEAPAAIAALRALGLRVVIVSGDGRVTTGAVAAALGVEAVAEASPVDKREAVAARQRAGRRVLFAGDGINDAPALTQAEVGAAMGRGADVTMESADAVLVRDDLRLLPDLVRLSRRTYAVIRQNVFWAFFYNAVAIPLAMAGLLHPIVAAGAMAASSLFVVGNSARLRRAL